From a region of the Gemmatimonadota bacterium genome:
- a CDS encoding serine hydroxymethyltransferase: protein MQDFSAVRQRDEELYGLLVAERERQRDGIELIPSENYVSPAILEAMGSVLTNKYSEGYPGKRYYGGQEYIDKIENLARRRAKELFGAEHVNVQCYSGSPANTAVMFGLLDYGDTIMGMKLDQGGHLTHGLHVNYSGKSYNVVSYGVQRDTGRIDMDEVRDLALEHRPKFIISGATAYPRQFDFEAFKSIADEVGAVPMADISHISGLIVGGVHPSPLPFTDVVTTTTHKTLRGPRSAIIMCHKKYARDIDRAVFPGLQGGPHDHITAAKALTFKEAMRPEFKDYARQIVANAKTLAEALIEHGFDLVSGGTDNHLVLVDLTNKGIIGKDAETALDKAGLTANKNTVPFDTRSPFSPSGIRIGTPAATTRGMKEPEMKRIAGWIDTAIENHGNDEKLASIHDEVRELCAGFPVPGISTTEAALMQEMGAG from the coding sequence ATGCAGGACTTTTCCGCCGTACGGCAACGAGACGAAGAACTGTACGGACTGCTGGTGGCCGAGCGGGAGCGGCAGCGGGACGGCATAGAGCTCATCCCATCGGAGAACTACGTCTCGCCGGCCATCCTGGAAGCCATGGGTTCCGTGCTGACCAACAAGTATTCGGAAGGGTACCCGGGCAAACGGTATTACGGCGGGCAGGAATACATCGACAAGATCGAAAACCTGGCGAGGAGACGCGCGAAGGAACTCTTCGGCGCCGAGCACGTCAACGTACAGTGCTATTCCGGCAGTCCCGCGAATACCGCGGTCATGTTCGGCCTTTTAGATTACGGCGACACGATCATGGGGATGAAGCTCGACCAGGGAGGCCACCTGACCCACGGGCTGCATGTCAACTACTCCGGCAAGTCCTATAACGTAGTATCGTACGGGGTTCAGAGGGATACGGGCCGAATCGATATGGACGAGGTCCGCGATCTGGCCCTCGAACACCGGCCGAAGTTCATCATATCCGGTGCCACGGCCTATCCACGGCAGTTCGACTTCGAGGCGTTCAAATCCATCGCCGACGAGGTCGGGGCCGTACCCATGGCGGACATCTCCCATATCTCCGGACTCATCGTAGGGGGCGTCCATCCGAGTCCGCTGCCCTTCACCGACGTCGTTACGACGACGACCCACAAGACGCTGCGGGGTCCGCGCAGCGCGATCATCATGTGTCACAAGAAATACGCCAGGGACATCGACCGGGCCGTGTTTCCGGGCCTGCAGGGCGGCCCCCATGACCACATCACGGCCGCCAAGGCGCTGACCTTCAAAGAGGCCATGCGACCCGAGTTCAAGGACTACGCCCGCCAGATCGTGGCCAATGCGAAGACCCTGGCCGAGGCGCTGATTGAGCACGGTTTCGATCTCGTCTCCGGCGGGACCGACAACCATCTCGTGCTGGTGGACCTGACCAATAAGGGCATCATAGGCAAAGACGCCGAAACCGCCCTCGACAAGGCCGGGCTCACCGCGAACAAGAACACGGTGCCCTTTGATACGAGATCGCCCTTCAGCCCGAGCGGGATCCGTATCGGCACGCCGGCGGCCACGACGCGGGGGATGAAGGAACCCGAGATGAAAAGGATCGCCGGCTGGATCGACACGGCGATCGAAAACCACGGAAACGATGAGAAATTGGCGTCGATCCATGACGAGGTCAGGGAACTCTGCGCCGGTTTCCCCGTCCCCGGGATTTCCACGACCGAGGCAGCGCTTATGCAGGAGATGGGCGCCGGCTAG
- the msrB gene encoding peptide-methionine (R)-S-oxide reductase MsrB, translating to MDKVVRTKEEWKEQLTDEQYYVTREKGTERAFTGKYNKHYEDGVYKCIGCGTPLFSSRTKYDSGTGWPSFYEPVAEENIDEKPDRSFGMIRTEVLCRRCDAHLGHVFTDGPKPTGLRYCMNSASLDFEPGK from the coding sequence GTGGATAAAGTGGTCAGGACCAAAGAGGAATGGAAAGAGCAGCTCACCGACGAACAGTACTACGTCACCAGGGAGAAGGGCACGGAACGGGCCTTTACGGGCAAGTACAACAAGCACTACGAAGACGGAGTTTACAAGTGCATCGGTTGTGGCACGCCATTGTTCTCATCCAGGACCAAGTACGATTCGGGAACGGGCTGGCCCAGTTTCTACGAGCCGGTCGCCGAAGAGAACATCGACGAGAAGCCGGATCGCAGTTTCGGCATGATCCGCACCGAGGTGTTGTGCAGGCGATGCGACGCCCACCTGGGCCACGTGTTCACCGACGGACCGAAGCCCACGGGTCTTCGGTACTGCATGAACTCCGCATCCCTGGATTTCGAGCCCGGGAAGTAG